The following proteins are co-located in the Diorhabda carinulata isolate Delta chromosome 4, icDioCari1.1, whole genome shotgun sequence genome:
- the LOC130892322 gene encoding protein decapentaplegic, whose product MNLSNSFWLVVLAVLECCWRTNSSEVPKDVQDQVETNLLSLFGFKGRPKIDKSKVVIPQAMIELYKMQMGFPLDTTSIPRRGWHTKSANTIRSFTHVESPVDTRFTSHHKFRLKFDVSSVPKEEKIKAAELTLSREKIHWLTEGLNEEDFLQRILVSDIIHPGIKEKRSAITRVIDSVLVDTRENTTVSLDVFPAVQRWLNKKNNNHGLLVSVKSVGKKIKKPKRHVRLRRSVQEDDSSWNNVQPILLAYTDDGKNRPRRGTELTQIKRRRRNSKKHNRSKNEKRYPCNRHQMYVDFREVGWSDWIVAPPGYDAYYCQGECNFPLASHLNTTNHAIVQTLMNSVNPQKVPKSCCVPTHLNPISMLYLDEDEKVVLKNYKDMVVVGCGCR is encoded by the exons ATGAATTTAAGTAACAGTTTTTGGCTGGTCGTTCTGGCTGTTCTCGAATGTTGTTGGAGGACGAACTCCTCGGAGGTTCCCAAAGACGTTCAAGATCAAGTAGAAACGAATCTTTTGTCGCTTTTTGGTTTCAAAGGCCGGCCGAAAATAGATAAATCGAAAGTGGTGATACCTCAAGCTATGattgaattatacaaaatgCAAATGGGGTTTCCCTTAGACACGACATCGATTCCGAGGAGGGGATGGCACACTAAAAGTGCAAATACCATAAGGAGTTTTACACATGTTG aAAGTCCTGTGGATACTCGTTTCACGAGTCATCACAAGTTTCGATTAAAATTCGACGTATCTTCAGTGccgaaagaagaaaaaataaaagccGCGGAATTAACCCTCAGCAGGGAAAAGATCCATTGGTTAACCGAAGGTCTAAACGAAGAGGATTTTCTACAAAGGATTTTAGTAAGTGACATAATCCACCCgggaattaaagaaaaaagaagcgCTATAACGAGGGTTATCGATAGCGTATTGGTCGATACGAGGGAAAACACCACCGTTAGTTTGGACGTGTTCCCCGCCGTGCAAAGAtggttgaataaaaaaaataacaaccaCGGTTTACTAGTATCAGTAAAATCAGTTGGTAAGAAGATTAAGAAGCCGAAACGTCACGTGCGTTTGAGGAGAAGCGTCCAAGAAGACGATAGCAGCTGGAACAATGTTCAACCTATACTGTTAGCTTATACAGACGACGGGAAAAATAGACCAAGACGCGGGACAGAGTTAACccaaataaaaagaagaagacgaaaCTCTAAGAAGCATAACCGATCGAAAAACGAGAAGAGGTACCCGTGTAATAGGCATCAAATGTACGTCGATTTTCGAGAGGTCGGTTGGAGCGATTGGATTGTAGCTCCTCCCGGCTACGATGCTTATTATTGTCAAGGAGAGTGTAATTTCCCTCTAGCGTCGCATTTAAATACTACGAATCACGCGATAGTACAGACGCTTATGAATTCGGTGAACCCCCAGAAGGTTCCGAAATCGTGTTGCGTACCAACGCATCTTAATCCAATTTCGATGCTTTATTTGGATGAAGACGAAAAGgttgttttgaaaaactataaagATATGGTTGTTGTAGGTTGTGGCTGCCGGTAG